GACCACGGAGCCGGAAGATGATGGCATTTACCTCGATTGGCCAGCAATTTTGTGAGCCATTCGTGCGTGCGCTTTCTGTAGGTGGGCCGCTGCCGTAGAGGAGGCACAATCCAACTCCGCAGCAACGTCTTCGACAGACGCAGTACGCGGAACCTCGTAGTATCCAAGGTCAACGGCGACCGTCACTGCCTCTCGTTGACGTTCGGTTAGGAGCGATGCAGAGACGTCCAATCCCTGCCCGTATGCACTGAGCTGTTCGATCTGCACATCAAATTCGGCGGGGAACTCATCAACGACCGCCTGAATATCCTCTGGCCGGCCGATGATCTCCATTCTCGTGTCTCCACCGTCGGTAAATTCGATCGGTGGGATAGTGAGTATGCGGCGGTGAAGAAACGGTTCTCGAAACACAGCATCTTCCTCGCGGGTCGCGTGTTCGACGTACACATAAAACGACTCACTGTCGAGATGGGCGGTCGCGTAGTCGGTGACGAAAGGGGCATCCTCAAGGGCAGCACTGTATGCTTCGTGGTCACCGACGACGCGGAAGAGCATCACGTCAATTTCCTCGGGCGTCGTCGTCCAGT
The Halobellus limi genome window above contains:
- a CDS encoding helix-turn-helix domain-containing protein translates to MKYVQLTVREPSASRNPMHEFLMESDDASLTQLWNWTTTPEEIDVMLFRVVGDHEAYSAALEDAPFVTDYATAHLDSESFYVYVEHATREEDAVFREPFLHRRILTIPPIEFTDGGDTRMEIIGRPEDIQAVVDEFPAEFDVQIEQLSAYGQGLDVSASLLTERQREAVTVAVDLGYYEVPRTASVEDVAAELDCASSTAAAHLQKAHARMAHKIAGQSR